The following coding sequences are from one bacterium window:
- a CDS encoding type II toxin-antitoxin system HicB family antitoxin: MEKFTAVLEQEGDWWIGYVEELPGANTQGRTLEETRDNLKDAVQLVLEANRELARRQAEGHSSLGNPRGTRRDTKKG; encoded by the coding sequence ATGGAGAAATTCACCGCCGTGTTGGAGCAAGAGGGCGACTGGTGGATTGGGTATGTAGAGGAGTTGCCTGGAGCTAACACACAGGGCCGAACGCTCGAGGAAACACGTGATAATCTGAAGGATGCGGTGCAGCTTGTCCTGGAGGCCAATCGGGAATTGGCGCGGCGCCAGGCCGAGGGCCACTCATCTCTCGGAAATCCACGAGGAACACGAAGAGACACGAAGAAGGGATAG
- a CDS encoding class I SAM-dependent methyltransferase, with protein sequence MNSYASDDVLKANIEVHKVEAPYYDALHPEERNFFERGRRRRALEAVRRALGRRGRRPRALDVACGTGKVSIMLAEAGFDVIAFDASLAMLRIARGKVRAMKLDVQPKLICADLFSFLAGCPQEFDLIVFCGALHHVPDVPEALRLASSRLAGGGVMLITHEPLKQTISSRLRYSFHRAIARLDESLYRLRIRSLPAEARCIDYSMSDFQRRFGGIDPAAVASALNSNGLSVISIEKYCSRRFGVFCALADVLVRSQNTFQIVARR encoded by the coding sequence ATGAACTCTTACGCCAGCGATGACGTGCTCAAAGCCAACATCGAGGTGCACAAGGTCGAGGCGCCCTACTACGACGCGCTGCACCCCGAGGAGCGGAACTTCTTCGAGCGAGGACGCCGAAGGCGAGCTCTCGAGGCCGTCAGGCGAGCGTTGGGCAGAAGAGGCCGGAGGCCAAGAGCGCTCGACGTGGCCTGTGGAACGGGCAAGGTCTCTATCATGCTCGCCGAGGCGGGCTTTGATGTTATCGCGTTCGACGCCTCGCTTGCGATGCTGCGTATCGCAAGAGGCAAGGTTCGGGCCATGAAGCTCGACGTTCAGCCCAAGCTCATCTGCGCTGACCTATTCTCGTTCCTCGCCGGCTGCCCTCAAGAATTCGACCTAATCGTCTTCTGCGGCGCGCTGCATCACGTCCCGGACGTCCCCGAGGCGCTTCGGCTCGCCTCGTCAAGACTTGCCGGCGGCGGCGTCATGCTGATCACGCACGAGCCGCTCAAACAGACTATATCGAGCAGGCTGCGGTATTCATTTCATCGTGCGATCGCCCGGCTTGACGAATCGCTTTACAGGCTGCGAATCCGCTCGCTCCCAGCCGAGGCGAGATGCATCGACTACTCCATGTCCGATTTTCAACGGCGCTTTGGAGGCATCGACCCGGCGGCCGTCGCCTCTGCCCTCAACTCGAATGGACTCTCAGTTATCAGTATCGAGAAATACTGCTCGAGACGGTTTGGAGTTTTCTGCGCTCTGGCCGACGTGCTCGTCCGCTCGCAGAACACATTCCAGATAGTCGCCAGACGGTGA
- a CDS encoding ATP-grasp domain-containing protein — protein MNILILSANWRADLVKAFQRALSELGGGLVIAADMSPLSAALLQGDGFEVVPPLDSPGFIDCLLDICKRHNISAIIPSIDKDLQFLAEQRERLRKSGITAVVSSPETIAICDDKYRTYRFFRDNGIPTPATWLPEQLEAGGEGPRYPLLVKPRRGIGGKGVFKLESEDELRFYLKRVADPVVQEFLPGPEYSFDTLSDFSGKALCVVPRERIYVRDGEVFKGRTVRNMEFIRLVARAAESLRLTGPAVIQGLLDRQGSLKLTEANPRFGSGALLSIAAGAELAKDLIRLIQGEKLTPKLGQFRDGVYLLRYYDAFFPTGETLPK, from the coding sequence ATGAATATTCTCATCCTGAGTGCTAACTGGCGGGCGGACCTCGTTAAGGCCTTTCAGCGGGCGCTTTCCGAGCTCGGAGGTGGGCTTGTGATCGCGGCGGACATGTCCCCGCTGTCGGCCGCGCTCCTTCAGGGCGATGGGTTCGAGGTCGTGCCTCCACTTGACTCGCCCGGGTTCATCGACTGCCTGTTAGATATCTGCAAGAGACATAACATCTCCGCCATAATCCCATCGATCGATAAAGACCTCCAATTCCTCGCCGAGCAACGCGAGCGGCTGAGGAAGAGCGGTATCACGGCGGTCGTCTCCAGCCCCGAGACCATCGCTATCTGCGATGATAAGTATCGGACTTATCGGTTCTTTCGGGATAACGGCATCCCCACGCCGGCAACGTGGCTGCCGGAGCAGCTAGAGGCGGGCGGCGAGGGGCCGCGTTACCCACTTCTGGTCAAGCCGCGACGCGGGATCGGCGGCAAGGGCGTGTTCAAGCTCGAAAGCGAAGATGAGCTACGTTTCTACCTAAAACGTGTTGCGGACCCGGTGGTCCAGGAGTTTCTGCCCGGGCCAGAGTATTCCTTCGACACGCTGTCGGATTTCAGCGGGAAGGCGCTCTGCGTCGTCCCACGGGAACGGATTTACGTTCGGGACGGCGAGGTCTTCAAGGGTAGGACTGTCAGGAACATGGAGTTCATCCGGCTGGTGGCGAGGGCTGCCGAGTCACTGCGATTGACAGGTCCGGCGGTCATTCAAGGGTTGCTCGACAGACAAGGCAGCCTCAAGTTGACCGAGGCGAATCCTCGGTTCGGCTCGGGCGCTCTGCTCTCAATCGCGGCCGGGGCCGAGCTCGCAAAGGACCTAATCCGTCTGATTCAGGGCGAGAAGCTCACACCGAAGCTTGGGCAGTTCAGGGATGGCGTCTATCTTCTCCG